A section of the Microbulbifer pacificus genome encodes:
- a CDS encoding tetratricopeptide repeat protein, translated as MQYRDPSSDDESFIQPADFSFGGEPQTDKPAGTKAERQGNARTSSARTSANLIPYLAGGGMVAALVGVIWVLPQYVEKPAIKPVATPSQASATQKTAPKVEESPYTEAEITQQRREVQKVLQEILQLQEELIERKVEIWAAEEYFAARALAEQADGIYRQRKFMDALQQYRQALNGMQQLRDHIPERIEQHLAEGNSALDIGDGSAANKAFDLVLTISADHPRGVKGKARAALLPEVWPHVTSAKDAFAENDLDTAKASLEKALALDADTEPAKALLPQVKAAILERDYSQAMSAGYAAIASGHYDKASELFHQAKKLKPAANDPDVGLAQAENGIAKARLDRLFVSASEHEAQERWHQAANQYGKLIEQDGSLVEAITGKARADARAKLDDQLQELLGDPLTLGQSKRNQYARKVLADARALKAESPRLQRQVEQLETALTKSLIPITVLLQSDTSTHVTIYHVGKLGNFSEREIALKPGRYTAVGTRQGYRDVRQEFVVDPSSESPVVTIQCAEKINSANNS; from the coding sequence ATGCAATACCGCGATCCATCATCGGACGATGAATCCTTTATCCAGCCCGCCGACTTTTCCTTCGGCGGTGAGCCACAAACCGACAAGCCAGCCGGTACGAAAGCAGAGCGCCAGGGCAACGCCAGAACCAGCAGCGCGCGCACTTCCGCAAATTTGATCCCCTATTTAGCGGGAGGCGGAATGGTCGCGGCACTGGTGGGCGTGATCTGGGTATTGCCACAATACGTGGAAAAACCGGCGATAAAGCCCGTAGCCACCCCAAGCCAGGCAAGTGCGACACAGAAGACCGCGCCAAAGGTAGAGGAATCCCCCTACACCGAAGCAGAAATCACCCAGCAGCGCCGTGAGGTACAAAAGGTGTTGCAGGAAATCCTGCAACTGCAGGAAGAGTTGATTGAACGCAAGGTAGAAATCTGGGCCGCGGAAGAATACTTCGCCGCGCGCGCACTCGCGGAACAAGCCGACGGCATTTACCGTCAGCGAAAATTTATGGATGCCCTGCAACAGTACCGCCAGGCACTCAACGGTATGCAACAGTTGCGCGACCATATTCCCGAGCGCATTGAGCAGCACCTTGCGGAAGGCAATAGCGCGCTGGATATCGGCGACGGGTCCGCGGCGAACAAAGCCTTTGATCTGGTACTCACGATTTCGGCAGATCATCCCCGCGGGGTGAAAGGCAAGGCCCGTGCGGCACTGCTGCCGGAGGTTTGGCCGCACGTGACCAGTGCTAAAGACGCGTTTGCAGAAAACGACCTTGATACCGCCAAGGCGTCGCTGGAAAAGGCGCTCGCCCTCGATGCCGACACCGAGCCCGCTAAAGCCCTGCTACCACAAGTGAAAGCGGCAATACTGGAACGGGATTACAGTCAGGCCATGTCCGCGGGCTACGCCGCTATCGCCAGCGGCCATTACGACAAGGCCAGTGAATTATTTCATCAGGCCAAAAAACTGAAGCCCGCCGCCAACGATCCGGACGTGGGTCTTGCCCAGGCGGAAAATGGCATCGCCAAGGCACGCCTCGACCGCCTGTTTGTCAGCGCCTCGGAACATGAAGCACAAGAGCGGTGGCACCAGGCGGCAAACCAGTACGGCAAGTTGATCGAACAGGATGGCAGCCTGGTAGAGGCCATCACTGGCAAGGCGCGTGCCGACGCCCGCGCCAAGCTGGACGATCAGTTGCAGGAACTGCTGGGTGATCCGCTCACCCTTGGGCAAAGCAAACGAAACCAGTACGCGCGCAAGGTACTCGCTGATGCCCGCGCGCTCAAGGCGGAATCCCCGCGTCTGCAAAGACAGGTAGAACAGCTGGAAACGGCGCTGACGAAATCGCTGATACCCATTACCGTTTTATTGCAATCCGACACCAGCACCCATGTGACCATTTACCACGTCGGCAAACTGGGGAATTTTTCCGAGCGGGAAATCGCGCTAAAACCCGGTCGCTATACCGCGGTGGGAACCCGCCAGGGTTATCGCGATGTGCGCCAGGAATTTGTCGTCGATCCCTCTTCTGAATCGCCGGTGGTTACGATTCAGTGTGCAGAGAAAATTAACAGCGCCAATAATTCCTGA
- a CDS encoding SUMF1/EgtB/PvdO family nonheme iron enzyme, with protein MTAQEAVPVRDSEPANEDASVIQPIGFIPAPVSTGGNKLLLSPKAIAVATCLCLGALILVYLLVARSLIFETQPADADISVSGFALRLGDGHLVLPGNYHYTVSATGYLPQSGEVEISSDSNSRHAVKLERLPGHLQVIAEPRVPVRVLVNGTEVDSSDGLAQSIPAGRKRITILTERYLPFSKEVEIEGLDNTQTLTASLRPAWANVHITSNPAGATVSVEGRILGTTPLTAELVQGDRTVDISLPDYKTVQLPVPVTAGVDQTLQTVNLAAADGTLRVVSNPPGASITVDGEYRGRAPMDVELSSNRRHQLRFFLDGYSSVEHSVDVRAGDLRDLNVELTAVFGDVTITSSPPEAQVFIDGKLAGIAGETFTLPTRSHTISVRKAGYEDYQTTIVPSSKLKQSVRAVLLTGEQARWSNVPAEMTHGAGGKMLLMRPNSEFTMGSSRREQGRQANEVLRKISLTRPFYLGTTEVTNREYRQYQRMHSSSHANGVSLDNDNLPVVNISWNDAALFCNWLSARDGLKEVYRTERGRVVGFDVNANGYRMPTEAEWAWAARYDRGAMRKFPWGDALPVGKNSGNYADSSAGQIIPAVLRTYNDSYAATAPVASFSPNHLGLFDMGGNVSEWIHDLYTIGTGLSTRAEENPVGPQDGDYHVLRGSSWRHAGLTELRLAYRDYGAEARNDVGFRVARWVN; from the coding sequence ATGACAGCCCAGGAAGCGGTACCCGTTCGCGACAGTGAGCCGGCTAATGAAGATGCCTCCGTCATCCAGCCGATCGGATTCATTCCCGCCCCGGTTTCCACAGGTGGCAACAAACTGCTGCTCTCTCCCAAGGCCATCGCCGTTGCCACCTGCCTATGCCTCGGTGCGCTGATACTGGTGTATCTGCTGGTGGCACGCTCGCTGATTTTTGAAACCCAGCCGGCAGACGCCGATATCTCGGTAAGCGGCTTCGCCCTGCGCCTCGGTGACGGGCACCTGGTACTGCCCGGTAACTACCACTACACCGTCTCCGCCACCGGCTACCTGCCACAGAGCGGTGAAGTGGAAATCAGCAGCGACAGTAACAGCCGCCACGCGGTCAAACTCGAACGCCTGCCCGGCCACCTGCAAGTCATCGCCGAACCGCGGGTACCGGTGCGCGTTCTCGTCAACGGCACCGAAGTGGACAGCAGCGACGGCCTCGCCCAATCCATTCCCGCAGGCCGCAAACGCATTACCATACTCACCGAGCGCTACCTGCCCTTCAGCAAGGAAGTAGAAATCGAGGGCCTCGACAATACCCAGACGCTCACTGCCAGCCTGCGCCCGGCCTGGGCCAATGTACACATCACCAGCAATCCCGCCGGCGCCACCGTCAGCGTGGAAGGAAGAATTCTCGGTACTACACCGCTGACTGCGGAACTGGTACAGGGCGATCGCACGGTCGATATCTCCCTGCCGGATTACAAAACCGTGCAGCTACCCGTGCCGGTAACCGCCGGTGTGGACCAGACTCTGCAAACCGTCAATCTCGCCGCTGCCGATGGCACTCTGCGGGTGGTAAGCAATCCACCCGGCGCCAGTATCACCGTTGATGGAGAGTATCGCGGCCGGGCGCCGATGGATGTGGAACTCTCTTCCAATCGCCGGCACCAGCTGCGCTTTTTCCTCGACGGCTACAGCTCCGTGGAACACTCCGTGGATGTGCGTGCCGGCGACCTGCGTGATCTGAATGTGGAGCTCACTGCGGTGTTCGGCGATGTCACCATCACCAGCAGCCCGCCGGAGGCACAGGTGTTTATCGACGGCAAGCTGGCGGGCATCGCCGGCGAGACCTTCACCCTGCCCACCCGCAGCCATACCATCAGCGTGCGCAAGGCAGGCTATGAGGATTACCAGACCACCATCGTGCCCTCCAGCAAGCTGAAACAGAGCGTACGCGCAGTGCTGCTCACCGGCGAGCAGGCACGCTGGAGCAACGTTCCCGCGGAAATGACGCACGGTGCCGGCGGCAAAATGCTGCTGATGCGACCCAATTCGGAATTCACCATGGGCTCGTCGCGACGCGAACAAGGGCGCCAGGCCAATGAGGTGTTGCGCAAAATTTCCCTCACCCGTCCGTTCTACCTGGGCACTACCGAGGTCACCAATCGCGAGTACCGCCAATACCAGCGTATGCACAGTTCCAGCCACGCCAACGGCGTCAGCCTGGATAACGACAACCTGCCGGTGGTGAACATCAGCTGGAATGATGCTGCTCTTTTCTGCAACTGGTTGAGTGCCCGCGACGGTCTGAAAGAGGTTTATCGCACCGAGCGCGGTCGCGTGGTGGGGTTTGACGTGAATGCCAATGGCTACCGTATGCCTACCGAAGCCGAATGGGCCTGGGCCGCCCGTTACGATCGCGGTGCCATGCGCAAATTCCCCTGGGGCGATGCGCTGCCGGTGGGGAAAAACTCGGGCAACTACGCCGACAGCAGTGCCGGGCAAATAATCCCCGCGGTACTGCGCACCTACAACGACAGCTACGCCGCCACTGCACCGGTGGCAAGTTTCAGCCCCAACCACCTAGGCCTGTTCGATATGGGTGGCAACGTCTCCGAGTGGATCCACGATCTGTACACCATTGGCACAGGCCTATCCACCAGGGCGGAAGAAAACCCGGTGGGGCCGCAGGATGGCGATTACCACGTACTGCGCGGCTCCAGCTGGCGGCACGCAGGCCTGACCGAGCTGCGCCTGGCGTACCGCGATTATGGCGCCGAAGCGCGCAACGATGTGGGCTTCCGTGTGGCCCGCTGGGTTAACTGA
- a CDS encoding MotA/TolQ/ExbB proton channel family protein — protein sequence MKFKSSDFMFQLFALLGAIILVHAIYVAIIRPNADALIQEQLAREAAGETYIQQRSMYIVLRDYEQEACFVLMLWATAIMGLKARRSMRERKLLDQALLNVSEGTPILPEDARDLSRPIQALPEEERNFLLPRALLTALQRFGSTRNVAAVSNSVKEVCETEGDRLDSELAMVRYITWAIPSIGFIGTVRGIGEALAQAHRAVEGDIAGVTVSLGVAFNSTFVALVISIVIMFFTHQLQLMQERLVLDTQNYCDNKLLRFLKVS from the coding sequence ATGAAATTCAAGTCATCAGATTTTATGTTCCAGCTGTTCGCGCTGCTTGGCGCCATCATCCTGGTGCACGCCATTTATGTGGCCATCATCCGCCCCAACGCCGATGCCCTGATCCAGGAACAGCTGGCGCGGGAAGCGGCCGGGGAGACCTATATTCAGCAGCGCTCGATGTACATCGTATTGCGCGACTACGAACAGGAAGCCTGCTTTGTACTGATGCTGTGGGCCACGGCCATCATGGGCCTGAAAGCGCGCCGCAGCATGCGCGAGCGCAAGCTGCTGGACCAGGCACTGCTGAACGTCAGTGAAGGAACACCGATTCTGCCGGAAGACGCGCGCGACCTGTCGCGGCCAATCCAGGCCTTGCCGGAAGAGGAACGCAACTTCCTGTTGCCTCGTGCACTCCTCACCGCACTGCAGCGCTTCGGTTCCACCCGCAACGTGGCCGCAGTTTCCAACTCGGTAAAAGAGGTGTGTGAAACCGAGGGCGACCGACTGGACTCAGAACTGGCGATGGTGCGCTACATCACCTGGGCCATTCCCTCCATCGGGTTTATCGGCACCGTGCGCGGTATCGGTGAGGCGCTGGCGCAGGCACACCGAGCGGTGGAAGGTGATATCGCCGGAGTCACCGTGAGCCTGGGCGTGGCCTTCAACTCCACGTTTGTCGCACTGGTGATCAGCATTGTGATCATGTTTTTCACGCACCAGCTGCAGCTGATGCAGGAGCGACTGGTGCTGGACACCCAGAATTACTGCGACAACAAACTGCTGCGTTTTTTGAAGGTGAGCTGA
- a CDS encoding VWA domain-containing protein, giving the protein MARKKRRFTTFSLSFLDIMSCGFGAVALIFLIIKHGADHDFKAENQDLAAEVNLLEEEVQFGQENLVLARNTLDTTSDELAKTQGLARRIMEQIEEVKGNIAEVDSTTDEMEVARLQEKLKKLEQAKQKLEEENKKLGNNVRKFVGDGDRQYLTGLRLGGDRILILLDSSASMLGDELIKVIRTRNMSDAVKRDTEKWRRAKQTVSWLVSQFPQDSQYQIYTFNTSFRAAIVGTETRWLNVDDRAQMDDAIKGLETIVPQNGTSLERIFSAVNNMSPLPDNIILITDGLPTQGMQAAKGNTVSGNDRLKLFRKAVDALPKSIPVNVILAPMEGDPMAASEFWKLAMDTHGSFLAPSKDWP; this is encoded by the coding sequence ATGGCGCGTAAAAAGCGGCGGTTTACCACCTTCAGCCTGTCGTTTCTGGACATCATGTCCTGCGGCTTCGGCGCCGTGGCACTGATCTTCCTGATCATAAAACACGGTGCTGACCACGACTTTAAGGCTGAAAATCAGGATCTGGCGGCAGAAGTAAACCTGCTGGAGGAGGAGGTGCAGTTCGGTCAGGAAAATCTGGTACTTGCCCGTAACACCCTCGACACCACCAGTGATGAGCTGGCCAAGACCCAGGGACTTGCGCGGCGCATCATGGAACAGATTGAGGAGGTGAAAGGCAATATTGCCGAAGTCGACAGCACCACCGATGAAATGGAAGTCGCCCGTTTGCAGGAAAAACTGAAAAAGCTCGAGCAGGCGAAACAGAAACTGGAAGAGGAAAACAAAAAGCTCGGCAACAATGTGCGCAAGTTTGTGGGCGATGGCGATCGCCAATACCTCACCGGCCTGCGCCTCGGCGGCGATCGCATCCTGATCCTGCTGGACTCCTCCGCGAGTATGCTGGGCGATGAGCTGATCAAAGTGATCCGTACGCGCAATATGTCCGATGCGGTAAAACGCGATACGGAAAAATGGCGCCGCGCCAAACAGACAGTGTCCTGGCTGGTATCGCAGTTCCCCCAGGACAGTCAGTACCAGATCTACACTTTCAATACCAGTTTCCGTGCTGCCATCGTCGGTACCGAAACACGCTGGTTGAATGTGGACGACCGCGCCCAGATGGACGATGCCATCAAGGGGCTGGAAACCATCGTGCCACAGAATGGCACCAGCCTGGAACGGATATTCAGTGCGGTAAACAACATGTCGCCACTGCCAGACAACATCATCCTGATCACGGATGGCCTTCCCACCCAGGGAATGCAGGCGGCAAAAGGCAACACGGTTTCCGGCAATGACCGCCTCAAATTGTTCCGCAAGGCGGTGGATGCGCTGCCGAAGAGCATTCCGGTCAATGTGATTCTCGCACCCATGGAAGGCGATCCTATGGCGGCCAGCGAATTCTGGAAGCTGGCCATGGATACCCACGGATCATTCCTCGCACCATCAAAGGATTGGCCATGA
- a CDS encoding VWA domain-containing protein, which translates to MSSKRNKRQQEEFSISFLDVICCGFGAIVLLLMIAKTVEPIVLEEADLDLDGQVQELQEQLAEIRGETSVLNRDLNAKKEQLDIETKRIAKLRGELETLQAVYAKKTENDSEEGKLKGELTIALQSMTDEMKRLLGENYQRKNNVIGGIPVDSEYILFIIDTSGSMFNYGWDRMIQEMVNTLDLYPNVKGIQVLNDMGDYMFSNYRNKWIPDTPGRRQAVLDRLRSWNPFSNSSPVEGIQKAVRTFHDPNKKISIYVLGDEFTGKSIRNVMMAVDRVNAERGENDRMVRIHAIGFPIQFSRPLHLQTTGIRFAALMRELTYRNGGTFVGLNDFR; encoded by the coding sequence ATGAGTAGCAAACGCAATAAACGGCAACAGGAAGAATTCAGCATTTCCTTCCTCGACGTGATCTGCTGTGGTTTCGGCGCCATCGTCCTGCTGCTGATGATCGCCAAGACTGTAGAACCGATTGTGCTGGAAGAAGCCGATCTGGATCTCGACGGTCAGGTACAGGAGCTGCAGGAGCAGTTGGCGGAAATCCGCGGAGAGACCAGTGTGTTGAACCGCGACCTCAACGCGAAAAAAGAGCAGCTGGATATCGAGACCAAACGTATCGCCAAACTCAGGGGCGAGCTGGAAACGCTGCAAGCGGTGTACGCAAAGAAAACCGAAAACGACTCCGAGGAAGGCAAACTCAAGGGCGAGCTGACCATTGCCTTGCAGTCAATGACCGATGAGATGAAGCGGCTACTGGGGGAAAACTACCAGCGCAAGAACAATGTCATCGGCGGAATTCCGGTGGACAGTGAGTACATCCTGTTCATCATCGATACCTCCGGCAGTATGTTCAATTACGGCTGGGACCGCATGATTCAGGAGATGGTCAACACTCTCGACCTGTATCCGAATGTGAAGGGTATCCAGGTACTGAACGACATGGGGGACTACATGTTCTCCAACTATCGCAACAAATGGATCCCCGATACCCCCGGGCGCCGCCAGGCGGTACTGGACCGGTTGCGCTCCTGGAATCCCTTCAGTAATTCCAGCCCGGTGGAAGGTATCCAGAAGGCCGTGCGCACCTTCCACGACCCCAACAAGAAAATCAGTATCTACGTGTTGGGCGACGAATTTACCGGCAAATCCATCCGCAACGTGATGATGGCGGTGGATCGGGTGAACGCCGAACGCGGTGAAAACGATCGCATGGTGCGTATCCATGCTATCGGCTTCCCGATCCAGTTTTCGCGCCCGCTGCACCTGCAAACGACCGGAATCAGGTTCGCGGCGCTGATGCGTGAGCTGACCTACAGGAATGGCGGCACCTTTGTGGGGCTGAACGATTTCCGTTGA
- a CDS encoding M48 family metalloprotease — protein MHTLNRIMAALLLATATGCAFNPATNRPDLVLMSEEKEIKIGREMHEKLVASTPIYNDPILTAYVEHVGQKVAKASDRPDLTYHFTIIDSQDINAFALPGGYVYINRGLLTYLHSEAEMAAVLSHEIGHITARHAVRQKTAATGAGVASVLSVLVTGSGVVGDVANLWSTAAVKGYGRDMELEADRFGAQYMYNAGYDPQSMINVIALLKDQETFSRRRARIEGKQQQTYHGVFSSHPRNDVRLREVVEAAGKLPEDKKVTKVEYYREKTDGIVYGTNAQESEKNRFNHKSLGFSLLFPEGWTVENQRSAIVGTAPDKSATLTIRVDKRDGNQPADMALRDVYDVRSLEQDEALSQYRLEGYTGKLPAKSADGPDRVAILFYGSRQYILEGKSIEKPKNTEAATELDNLYMTSIRSFRPLRQTDITKPDIKRVRYVQANDKTTFASLARHMEIGEYAEEQLRLLNGYYPRGEPKPGEWIKIVQ, from the coding sequence ATGCATACGCTCAACAGAATCATGGCCGCCCTACTGCTGGCCACCGCAACCGGTTGCGCCTTCAATCCGGCCACCAACCGGCCGGATCTGGTACTGATGTCGGAGGAAAAGGAAATCAAGATCGGGCGCGAGATGCACGAGAAGCTGGTGGCCAGTACGCCCATCTATAACGACCCGATCCTGACCGCCTATGTGGAACACGTGGGTCAGAAGGTCGCCAAGGCCAGTGACCGGCCGGATCTCACCTACCACTTCACCATCATCGACAGCCAGGACATCAACGCCTTCGCACTTCCCGGCGGCTACGTGTATATCAACCGCGGGTTGCTCACCTACCTGCACTCGGAAGCGGAAATGGCCGCGGTACTGTCCCATGAAATAGGGCATATCACCGCACGCCATGCGGTGCGCCAGAAGACCGCTGCCACCGGTGCCGGCGTTGCCTCGGTACTGTCGGTGCTGGTTACCGGCAGCGGCGTGGTAGGCGATGTCGCCAACCTGTGGAGTACCGCGGCGGTCAAGGGTTACGGGCGAGATATGGAACTGGAGGCCGACCGCTTTGGCGCCCAATACATGTACAACGCTGGCTATGATCCACAGTCCATGATCAACGTGATCGCGCTGCTGAAGGATCAGGAAACGTTTTCCCGTCGCCGCGCGAGGATCGAAGGCAAGCAACAGCAGACCTACCACGGCGTGTTTTCTTCACACCCGCGCAATGATGTGCGTTTGCGCGAAGTGGTGGAAGCGGCGGGCAAACTGCCGGAAGACAAGAAGGTCACCAAGGTCGAGTACTATCGCGAAAAAACCGACGGCATCGTCTACGGCACCAACGCCCAGGAAAGCGAGAAAAACCGCTTCAATCACAAAAGCCTCGGTTTTTCCCTACTCTTCCCCGAGGGCTGGACGGTTGAGAACCAGCGTTCCGCCATTGTCGGCACCGCACCAGACAAATCCGCGACACTCACCATCAGGGTGGACAAGCGCGATGGCAACCAGCCGGCAGATATGGCGCTGCGCGACGTATACGATGTGCGCAGCCTGGAACAGGATGAGGCCCTAAGCCAATACCGGCTGGAAGGCTACACCGGCAAGCTGCCGGCCAAGTCCGCCGACGGCCCCGACCGGGTGGCAATCCTGTTTTACGGCAGCCGCCAGTACATTCTGGAAGGCAAGTCCATCGAGAAACCGAAAAATACAGAGGCCGCGACAGAACTCGATAATCTGTACATGACCAGCATTCGCAGTTTCCGCCCCCTGCGCCAGACCGACATCACCAAGCCGGACATCAAGCGCGTGCGCTATGTGCAGGCCAACGACAAGACCACCTTCGCTTCGCTGGCACGGCATATGGAAATCGGTGAGTACGCGGAAGAACAGTTGCGCCTGTTGAATGGCTACTACCCGCGCGGGGAGCCGAAGCCGGGTGAGTGGATCAAAATCGTGCAGTGA
- a CDS encoding sensor domain-containing diguanylate cyclase, which translates to MSRLRCGFPLGFIALVWGLLCAQVHAGVSAEAAGENTQNFALTAPLHTYAEVIDIDGAEDGSKRTGQAAVWHDTSGQADLSAALRALQAGDFRPLPGAGSTGMQKGSYWSFFVLHNSTDAPVPLHLEYVDHQLIRLQAFESPVRAAPDFAEVANLAMGESFAMRPVFHNRFVVPVELEPGASEAFLIRLDSEEAGFVFPSMRIWTPDALSQSHTAETAVLSFLFGGVTLISLFSLIVGLTTRESSFFAYFVYGLSKIAAWGTILGFTHQYLLRDGFHWSYMSAAGAVSILCGVIFDRLFLQTRKYTPRLDLVLILMMVNAAVLLGSALLQIKALALISITLALLLYPASTVIAIVRWRQGSSEAAVFAVGWTLLLAGLFFQALRDLGYVEHNLVNYYLPPLSSFIEMVTIMAAMGMKLRRLRLQGLESERQYRRHLEQSKVKLEGLVRARTEELEKAKQQAELEARTDPLTGIRNRRSFLADAGLCIKRAQRKGEPVSLLMFDIDHFKSINDNHGHGIGDEALRQFSVTIQQKIRETDVFGRLGGEEFALLITETRPDSLHTAERLRDNIAQIRLDCPVGSVQFTSSIGVAHATQDESVEQLLRQADHALYCAKERGRNMVVEYTAEPNASERGLPLSESQHVDMLSSLEPA; encoded by the coding sequence ATGTCACGGCTCCGCTGCGGCTTCCCACTGGGTTTCATCGCGCTTGTGTGGGGATTGCTGTGCGCGCAGGTACATGCCGGGGTCTCCGCAGAGGCTGCGGGGGAAAATACGCAGAATTTTGCGCTCACTGCGCCGCTACATACCTACGCTGAGGTCATCGATATCGATGGTGCGGAGGATGGCAGCAAGCGTACCGGGCAGGCTGCTGTCTGGCACGATACCAGCGGCCAGGCGGACCTCTCTGCGGCGTTGCGTGCGCTGCAAGCGGGGGATTTCCGTCCATTGCCCGGTGCCGGTTCTACCGGGATGCAGAAGGGCAGCTACTGGTCTTTCTTTGTGCTGCACAACTCCACGGATGCGCCGGTGCCACTGCACCTGGAATATGTGGACCACCAGCTGATCCGGTTACAGGCATTCGAGAGCCCGGTCAGGGCCGCACCGGATTTTGCGGAGGTGGCCAATCTCGCCATGGGCGAATCCTTTGCGATGCGGCCCGTATTTCACAACCGGTTTGTGGTGCCGGTGGAACTTGAACCCGGCGCGTCAGAAGCCTTTCTGATCCGGCTTGATTCCGAAGAGGCCGGATTCGTGTTTCCGTCCATGCGGATCTGGACTCCCGATGCGCTGAGCCAATCCCACACCGCTGAGACCGCGGTACTGTCCTTCCTGTTTGGCGGCGTCACCCTGATTTCACTGTTCTCGCTGATTGTCGGGCTGACCACCCGCGAGTCCAGTTTCTTTGCCTATTTCGTTTACGGCCTGTCCAAGATTGCGGCCTGGGGCACCATTCTTGGCTTTACCCACCAGTATTTACTGCGCGACGGATTTCACTGGAGCTATATGTCTGCCGCGGGCGCGGTCAGTATCCTGTGCGGTGTCATCTTTGACCGCCTGTTCCTGCAAACACGCAAATATACCCCCAGGCTGGATCTGGTCCTGATTCTGATGATGGTGAATGCTGCGGTATTGCTCGGCAGCGCGCTGCTGCAGATCAAGGCCCTGGCGCTGATCAGCATCACCCTGGCGCTGTTGTTGTACCCGGCATCTACCGTGATCGCGATAGTGCGCTGGCGCCAGGGGTCCAGCGAGGCGGCGGTGTTTGCGGTGGGCTGGACGCTGTTGCTGGCGGGGCTGTTCTTCCAGGCGCTGCGGGATCTGGGGTATGTAGAGCACAACCTGGTGAACTACTACCTGCCGCCGCTCAGTTCATTTATCGAAATGGTCACCATTATGGCCGCCATGGGCATGAAGCTGCGTCGCCTGCGCCTGCAGGGGCTGGAATCAGAGCGGCAGTACCGCCGCCATCTCGAGCAGTCCAAGGTCAAGCTTGAAGGTCTGGTGCGCGCGCGCACCGAGGAACTGGAAAAGGCGAAGCAGCAGGCGGAATTGGAGGCGCGTACGGACCCGCTCACCGGTATCCGCAACCGCCGCAGTTTCCTCGCCGATGCCGGATTGTGCATCAAGCGCGCCCAGCGCAAGGGTGAGCCGGTGAGTTTGCTGATGTTTGATATCGACCACTTCAAGTCGATCAATGACAACCACGGCCACGGTATCGGTGACGAAGCCCTGCGCCAGTTCAGCGTAACCATCCAGCAGAAAATCCGTGAAACCGACGTGTTCGGGCGCCTTGGCGGCGAGGAGTTTGCCCTGCTGATTACGGAAACCCGTCCGGACTCCCTGCACACTGCCGAGCGCCTGCGGGACAATATCGCGCAGATCCGCCTGGACTGTCCTGTGGGCAGCGTGCAATTTACCTCGAGCATCGGTGTCGCCCATGCCACACAGGACGAATCGGTAGAGCAGCTGCTGCGGCAGGCGGACCACGCCCTCTATTGTGCCAAGGAGCGCGGACGCAATATGGTGGTTGAGTACACTGCGGAACCGAATGCGAGTGAAAGGGGATTGCCGCTTTCTGAGTCACAGCATGTCGATATGCTGTCGAGCCTGGAACCTGCGTGA
- a CDS encoding enoyl-CoA hydratase, whose translation MQSQCAEIQTQVSGRVLEITINRPERKNALTMAMYAAMADLLNEAAGDPGVRVVILTGTSGVFTSGNDLTDFLGGSASGEESPVFRFMHALYHFPKPVIAAVAGPAVGIGTTLLLHCDLSIAEDDAVFQMPFVNLGLCPEYGSSFLLPRIMGHAKASELLLLGKKFDAQTAADVNICNEVVYAGGALDRARVYAAELAQKAPEALRLTKKLLRQGTLENGMKAIQEEAGHFMTRLKSEEFREAATAFMEKRPADFSRFD comes from the coding sequence ATGCAGAGCCAGTGTGCGGAAATTCAGACTCAGGTATCCGGGCGGGTACTGGAAATCACCATCAACCGTCCGGAGCGCAAGAACGCCCTTACCATGGCCATGTACGCCGCCATGGCAGATCTGCTGAACGAGGCCGCTGGGGACCCCGGGGTAAGAGTGGTCATTCTGACCGGCACCAGTGGCGTTTTTACCAGTGGCAATGATCTGACCGACTTTCTCGGCGGTTCCGCCAGTGGCGAGGAGTCCCCGGTGTTCCGCTTCATGCATGCGCTGTACCACTTCCCCAAGCCGGTGATTGCCGCAGTGGCCGGTCCGGCGGTAGGTATCGGTACTACACTGCTGCTGCACTGCGATCTCTCCATTGCCGAAGACGACGCGGTTTTCCAAATGCCTTTTGTGAATCTCGGTCTGTGCCCGGAATACGGCTCCAGTTTCCTGTTGCCGCGGATTATGGGGCACGCCAAGGCCTCGGAACTGCTGTTGCTGGGGAAAAAGTTTGATGCACAGACCGCGGCGGACGTAAACATTTGCAATGAGGTGGTGTATGCGGGTGGGGCACTGGACCGCGCCCGGGTCTACGCGGCAGAACTCGCACAGAAGGCACCGGAAGCGCTACGCCTGACCAAAAAACTGTTGCGCCAGGGCACGCTGGAAAATGGTATGAAGGCTATCCAGGAAGAGGCCGGACACTTTATGACACGCCTGAAATCCGAGGAGTTTCGCGAGGCGGCTACGGCATTTATGGAGAAAAGGCCGGCAGATTTTTCCCGGTTTGACTGA